ggttaggggagggttttgccggggtaggccgtcattgtgaaacTCATTTgcctgatttgcctagttaaaaataaaggttaaaaaaatggtAGACTCTGTCACCTTTTCTACGCCCTTTATAGAGTATGGAATTAACAGATTTGTGAAGCATCTGTGTAGTGCTTGGCAAGATGTTACTGTATGTAAGCTATATAAAGCCTTCATCATTTGTAGTTTGTTTCAAGTGGGAACATTTTTTTTGTGATTTCATAAATGACTTACAGTCCAGTAGGTTTCGTAATAATGACAAATGATTAACTAATAGTGTTGTcgctttgtttgtttttactgaAAAGGTCCATAAAAGAAGGAACTAACGCCATCCTTCTCTTGCAGAAAATTCGAGTTCCAGAGTCCGAACTGTGTACGGTGTGTCGGAAGAGGGTGTATCCGATGGAGTGTCTGATCGCAGACAAACACAATTTCCATAAAAGCTGCTTCCGCTGTGAGCACTGCAGTGGCAAACTAAGGTAAACCACAAACTTCGACTTATAACCCGTACAAATAATAACAACTATCTTATTTCAATTGTTGTGTCTGAATAGTTACAACATTTTGTCTTTCTCAGCCTTGGCAACTACGCCTCTCTCCATGGACGAATGTACTGCAAGCCCCACTTCAACCAACTGTTCAAGTCCAAAGGAAATTATGACGAAGGATTCGGACAGAAGCCTCACAAAGACCTTTGGAGTGCTAAAAATCAAGAGTATTCCATTGAAAATGAAAAGACTAAGCTAAAATCACCGTCCCCTGAAAAACTAGATTCCAGAAATTCCACAGCCAGGAGCAGTGTCAGTTCGACAAAGATAGAGGTACCACCTCCACAGGAAAAGGAAGTGAGCAAATCACAGGATGAAAACATAAAGCACACTAGTAAGATTGCGGTTGTATGGCCCCCTCAGAATGATTCTCCCAAGAAAGTGTTCATGATGGAGGACGAGGTGAAGCTGGTTAAACCCTTATGGCCCCCCCAGGATAGCTCTCCACAGACTGACAACGATGCTCATAAAAGCCAGATCAATGAACCTTCATTAAACGACAGCCCTGCTATAAAAACACAAAATTGTTCTCAAGAAACTGCATGGGAATGTGCCGTTGTAACTGTAGAAACTCCAGCAGAGAAGAAGGCTTTGACCACTCCTGTAGACCTAGTAGAGGTAACAGACAGTACTCCCACCCATGAACCCCCAAGAGACGGTGGCATAGAGGTAGCTGGGAAAGTGGAAGCCAATGTGGAAGTGACACGCGAGGTGAACGAGGAAGGAGCTGTGGAAGGTGGGAATGTGACAGAAAAAGATGAAAAGGAAAGtggagagaaggtagaggaggtgAGAGTAAATGGGCATAGCGGGGAGGCTGAGGCAGAGAACCCTtataaagaggagaaggagaaactTGAGAAAGTAAATGGGAGTGAGGAGGATAAAGTCAAGGTCACAGTGATAGATGGTGAGGAATCAGGTGAGCCAGCAGTAAACGCAAActccaacaacaacaataacggactattattatttgaccatgaaCCAAAGTTCAAAGTGCTTGATGACTACAAAATGGGAGAAAGAGATTTCATACTTCAGTCCACAGAACCAGCTGCTGCCGAAAGCGACTTTAAGGAGGGCATATTCGGGGATGAAGAACTAAAATGGATGCCAACCAACGTTCTAGACATGGCACAGAGGGATGACGCTTTTGTGCCAATGGGTGCCAAATGTATGGAGGCCACAGACGACAGTCTAGATGAACATGTCTTCACAGGGGCGACTCAGAGTACATTTTCTTTTGAAGCGGAACCAAAGATTAGCACCTCTAGCTTCCTGGAGGACATTTTTGCTGGGCTCGATAACAGTTCCATCCTCCTGTCTGATTTCAAGTCTGACCTCTTCAGTGAGTCCGTCAGTGAGAGGCCCTTGGTGTCATCTCTGGACGACCTTTTGGATTTTGGAATGGAGCCAAGAGGAAACACAGAGACACCCAAAGACGGGCGGAACGGGGATGAACCGCTTGACAGATGTGCCATGAAGGATGTCTGTGCACAGGGGATAAGCAACATGCTGTGGAAAGATGATTATGACTCGCTGTCAGTGGAGGAACAAATCAAGAGGAACAGATATTATGACGAGGACGACAGTGACAACTCCTAAATCTGATAACATTTCATCCATATTTTCTAGCACTCAATTAGTTCATTCTGTCCACATACAATCCCTAATTTAATTTCTGTCCGTGGAGAGAAGAATCGAGCTAATATCACAACTTCCCTATAACTATTTTTGTACTGTGTTTTGGCAATGATATCGATGCTCTTTATTACAATATCTTGATTTGATCTTGCTGTTTAAAAGCACCTGGTGTGCCGTTTTTAAAAATTATAAAGGGATTTTCTGTTCCATGTTTTTCTGTATACATTGCTTCTGATATTTTAAAATCATCAAAACAGAACCTGTTCATGTTTTGCAATACATTCATTGTAATTTCTCGCTACAGTATAATGGTTTTCGATTTGCTTGGTTTGTTGGAATGAATGTCTGTGAGGTTTAATCTTCTGAGTCTGATTAAAGATGATTTACTTTTCCTATTCTATTGTTTCTACATTAGTAATGTAGTTATTAATAAAGACTTGACATGTTTCTGGTACATTACATTTTAATCAGTGGGGGAAGAGATACTAAGATAAACATTGTATGTAGAGGTGTAGTTTGGTCTACGGTCTGTATGGTTGGTCAGCTGAGATCTCTTAAGTTAGAGCCATATTGAATTTCCATTGAGGGAACCAGAGGGTTGTAGGAGGAATACAGATTttaacatgtacagtgccttcagaaagaattcataccccttgacttattccacattttgttgtattacagcctgaattcaataaatatatatatatatatatatatatatatatatatatatatatatatatatatatatatatatatatatatatatatatatatatatatacatatatttgtctcactcatctacacacacta
The window above is part of the Oncorhynchus gorbuscha isolate QuinsamMale2020 ecotype Even-year linkage group LG21, OgorEven_v1.0, whole genome shotgun sequence genome. Proteins encoded here:
- the LOC124008141 gene encoding LIM domain and actin-binding protein 1-like, which encodes MECLIADKHNFHKSCFRCEHCSGKLSLGNYASLHGRMYCKPHFNQLFKSKGNYDEGFGQKPHKDLWSAKNQEYSIENEKTKLKSPSPEKLDSRNSTARSSVSSTKIEVPPPQEKEVSKSQDENIKHTSKIAVVWPPQNDSPKKVFMMEDEVKLVKPLWPPQDSSPQTDNDAHKSQINEPSLNDSPAIKTQNCSQETAWECAVVTVETPAEKKALTTPVDLVEVTDSTPTHEPPRDGGIEVAGKVEANVEVTREVNEEGAVEGGNVTEKDEKESGEKVEEVRVNGHSGEAEAENPYKEEKEKLEKVNGSEEDKVKVTVIDGEESGEPAVNANSNNNNNGLLLFDHEPKFKVLDDYKMGERDFILQSTEPAAAESDFKEGIFGDEELKWMPTNVLDMAQRDDAFVPMGAKCMEATDDSLDEHVFTGATQSTFSFEAEPKISTSSFLEDIFAGLDNSSILLSDFKSDLFSESVSERPLVSSLDDLLDFGMEPRGNTETPKDGRNGDEPLDRCAMKDVCAQGISNMLWKDDYDSLSVEEQIKRNRYYDEDDSDNS